The Prevotella sp. oral taxon 299 str. F0039 genome has a segment encoding these proteins:
- the folK gene encoding 2-amino-4-hydroxy-6-hydroxymethyldihydropteridine diphosphokinase gives MLHIVYLGLGSNIGARHEMIEKAIKLIAEQVGDVVLQSALYETEPWGFNSKNLFINGAIACQTALSPLEVLQKTQEIEKQLGRTHKTKNGEYEDRVIDIDILLYDDLHLTHSQVVIPHPHIANRTFVYQPLCDILSKSILERIIGQEIPYNKKEAQ, from the coding sequence ATGCTACACATTGTATATTTAGGGCTTGGCTCTAACATTGGTGCAAGGCACGAAATGATAGAGAAAGCCATAAAACTTATAGCAGAGCAGGTTGGAGATGTAGTGCTCCAGTCTGCTCTTTACGAAACCGAACCATGGGGTTTTAACTCCAAAAACCTCTTTATCAATGGGGCAATTGCATGCCAAACTGCTCTATCCCCATTAGAAGTGCTTCAGAAAACGCAGGAAATAGAGAAACAATTAGGCAGAACGCATAAAACAAAGAATGGTGAATATGAAGACAGAGTGATTGATATTGACATCTTGCTTTACGACGATTTGCATCTCACTCATTCGCAAGTGGTCATTCCACATCCTCATATTGCCAACCGAACATTTGTTTATCAGCCTTTGTGTGATATCCTTTCCAAAAGCATATTGGAACGAATTATAGGACAAGAGATACCTTATAACAAAAAAGAAGCTCAGTAG
- a CDS encoding 4Fe-4S binding protein, with protein sequence MKKDNIQRLLALLTCCLVMMVVAVNRDGTVLGHKIKQDTDTIAVTQKVTIERATEDGTRIINTTTLGKGITGYAGEVPLEVYIKDNKITKIVALPNKETPDFFEEASTLFAKWQGLEPEKAVTAKVDAVSGATFSSKAIIANVRAAAQYAAQTKQEQPNGNTFEWTWQYIAGLIVVLMGAIIPLFYKNKWMRRIQFILNIAVLGLWCGTFVSYSLIVSFLSHGTNWETSAVPLIMLITAFIYPLFGKKNYYCNNICPYGSIQELASSTTKKKWKMSKETTKRLELFREILWTILMMLMLVGTAFQWMDYEVFSAFLITTASWVVLAIAVVFLLLSFFVPRPYCRFVCPTGTLFKIAQSGKVFKIPNKKK encoded by the coding sequence ATGAAAAAGGATAATATACAACGCTTATTAGCCCTCTTAACATGTTGTTTGGTAATGATGGTTGTGGCTGTAAATCGTGATGGAACGGTGCTAGGACACAAAATAAAGCAAGACACTGACACTATTGCTGTAACTCAAAAGGTGACAATTGAGCGTGCAACGGAAGACGGAACACGGATTATTAACACCACCACTTTGGGCAAAGGCATCACTGGTTATGCAGGAGAAGTGCCCTTAGAGGTGTATATTAAAGACAATAAAATTACTAAAATTGTTGCACTTCCTAATAAAGAAACTCCCGACTTCTTCGAAGAAGCATCGACTTTGTTTGCTAAATGGCAAGGGCTTGAGCCCGAAAAAGCTGTAACTGCAAAGGTAGATGCCGTTAGTGGAGCTACATTTTCATCGAAAGCCATTATCGCTAACGTGCGTGCTGCAGCTCAATATGCAGCTCAAACAAAGCAAGAGCAACCTAATGGCAACACATTTGAATGGACTTGGCAATATATTGCGGGATTAATTGTGGTGCTTATGGGGGCGATAATTCCACTTTTTTACAAGAATAAGTGGATGAGAAGAATTCAGTTTATCTTGAATATTGCAGTACTTGGCTTGTGGTGCGGTACGTTTGTATCTTACTCTTTGATAGTTAGTTTTTTGTCTCATGGCACCAATTGGGAAACCAGTGCAGTGCCTTTAATTATGCTTATCACGGCTTTCATCTACCCTTTGTTTGGCAAAAAGAACTATTATTGCAACAATATATGTCCTTATGGCTCCATTCAAGAGCTTGCAAGTAGCACAACTAAAAAGAAATGGAAGATGTCTAAGGAGACAACTAAACGCTTAGAGCTATTCAGAGAGATTCTTTGGACGATACTAATGATGCTGATGTTGGTTGGAACTGCATTCCAATGGATGGACTATGAGGTATTTTCGGCCTTCTTAATCACCACTGCTTCGTGGGTAGTTCTTGCCATTGCAGTGGTTTTTCTACTTCTCTCTTTCTTTGTTCCACGCCCCTATTGCAGATTTGTTTGCCCCACTGGAACATTGTTTAAGATTGCTCAAAGTGGTAAAGTATTTAAAATTCCAAATAAAAAGAAATAA